From Caminibacter mediatlanticus TB-2, the proteins below share one genomic window:
- a CDS encoding helix-turn-helix transcriptional regulator, translating to MKDKKIILFFRFIEELKRGVCLKDFANRYEINVRTAQRYKEDVEEIFDIKLKMLKRGCYIAPDFKNLNKVLIDKGSIEDLDKLAYLLMIIDKNLIKFLGVDEKIINRYLKEENFFIVKSLPFEELRSLEIFNEIKKAIKYRQYLKISYNALNEEVLDDIKPIKIVFAEGNWYLAVISNDKINNGFKFLRISYIKTIERKKKEFKRDKEAEEFLKNFQSIWSLYKVKPFEVIVKVNKEVARFFKVKKFLDSQTIIGEENGDLIIRYYITNSIEIINLAKKWIPHMKIIEPIEVKEKFMSLVKKVLL from the coding sequence ATGAAAGATAAAAAAATAATTCTTTTTTTTAGATTTATTGAAGAGTTAAAAAGAGGAGTTTGTCTAAAAGATTTTGCAAATAGATATGAGATTAATGTTAGAACAGCTCAAAGATATAAAGAAGATGTTGAAGAGATTTTTGATATTAAACTTAAAATGTTAAAAAGGGGATGTTATATAGCGCCTGATTTTAAAAATTTAAATAAAGTTTTAATTGATAAAGGAAGTATTGAAGATTTAGATAAACTTGCTTATTTGCTTATGATAATTGATAAAAATCTTATTAAATTTTTAGGTGTTGATGAAAAGATAATCAATAGATACTTAAAAGAAGAGAATTTTTTTATAGTAAAAAGTTTGCCATTTGAGGAGCTTAGAAGTTTAGAAATTTTTAACGAAATAAAAAAAGCAATTAAATACAGACAATATCTAAAAATAAGTTACAATGCTTTAAATGAAGAAGTTTTAGATGATATAAAGCCAATTAAAATAGTTTTTGCTGAGGGGAATTGGTATTTAGCTGTTATAAGTAATGATAAAATAAATAATGGATTTAAATTTCTTAGGATAAGTTATATAAAAACAATTGAGAGAAAAAAGAAAGAGTTTAAAAGAGATAAAGAAGCAGAGGAATTTTTAAAAAATTTTCAAAGTATTTGGAGTTTATATAAAGTTAAACCTTTTGAAGTAATAGTTAAAGTTAATAAAGAAGTAGCAAGATTTTTTAAAGTTAAAAAATTTTTAGACTCTCAAACAATTATTGGGGAAGAAAATGGAGATTTGATTATAAGATATTATATTACAAATAGTATAGAAATTATAAATCTTGCTAAAAAATGGATTCCTCATATGAAAATAATTGAGCCAATTGAAGTAAAAGAAAAGTTTATGAGTTTGGTTAAAAAAGTTTTATTATGA
- a CDS encoding reverse transcriptase domain-containing protein has translation MDLVFKERFEDIFSPQNIKIYLKTDKIDIDVKKLSDELLRGKYIPSPLQSFELKKSNNKTREIKILTDKDKLVQKVLYESINEFFDKQFSNRSYGYRIGKSTIKAIKRCKDFIKRKYFYVFKSDIKNFFENINHNKLISLLDRYIEDKRIIRLIVQFIKSGILKKEYFSHEIGVHQGDILSPLLSNIYLNEFDKFLESKNIEFVRYADDFVIFMKKIIKKYLKF, from the coding sequence ATGGATTTAGTGTTTAAAGAAAGATTTGAAGATATTTTTAGCCCTCAAAATATTAAAATTTATCTTAAAACAGATAAAATAGATATTGATGTAAAAAAGTTATCAGATGAATTATTAAGAGGAAAGTATATTCCAAGCCCGCTTCAAAGTTTTGAGCTTAAAAAATCAAATAATAAAACAAGAGAAATAAAAATTTTAACTGATAAAGATAAATTAGTTCAAAAAGTTTTATATGAGTCAATTAATGAATTTTTTGATAAGCAGTTTTCAAATAGATCTTATGGATATAGAATTGGAAAAAGCACGATAAAGGCAATTAAAAGATGTAAAGATTTTATAAAAAGGAAATATTTTTATGTATTTAAAAGTGATATTAAAAATTTTTTTGAGAATATCAACCATAATAAATTAATAAGTCTGCTTGATAGATATATTGAAGATAAAAGAATAATTCGTTTAATAGTTCAGTTTATAAAAAGTGGTATTTTGAAAAAAGAGTATTTTTCTCACGAAATTGGAGTCCATCAAGGCGATATACTTTCTCCTTTGCTTAGTAATATATATTTAAATGAATTTGATAAATTTTTGGAGAGTAAAAATATTGAGTTTGTAAGATATGCTGATGATTTTGTGATTTTTATGAAAAAAATAATAAAGAAATACCTGAAATTTTAA
- the cas6 gene encoding CRISPR system precrRNA processing endoribonuclease RAMP protein Cas6, producing the protein MEIKYTKITFLSDYKLPFTFIGSTIRGAFGYGLKRVVCINPSFKCDGCFAKDNCLYYDLYEKSFNKFRFAFKLDGKLNFDLYLFEEISNKTPYILSSIYKAFKEIGILRDRIKIDDFKILVNDEIVYDGEFKECKMENVKWKMEDFSHNDELITITLNFITPLRIKQDGKYVRGDELNPISILRSIYHRYLKLKDKKPQKLPFMPDIEVIDKNLKFIDYGRYSNRQKTKMKLGGVVGEMKLKVDENSYKLFKLGEIIGVGKQVTFGLGNMRVIDER; encoded by the coding sequence ATGGAAATTAAATACACAAAAATAACATTTCTCTCAGACTATAAACTCCCTTTTACTTTTATAGGCTCAACTATTCGGGGGGCTTTTGGATATGGGCTTAAAAGAGTTGTCTGTATTAATCCATCTTTTAAGTGTGATGGATGTTTTGCAAAAGATAATTGTTTATATTATGATTTGTATGAGAAGAGTTTTAATAAGTTTAGATTTGCTTTTAAGTTAGATGGGAAGTTGAATTTTGATTTATATCTTTTTGAAGAAATTAGTAATAAAACTCCTTATATTTTATCAAGCATTTATAAAGCATTTAAAGAGATAGGAATATTAAGAGATAGAATAAAAATAGATGATTTTAAAATTTTAGTTAATGATGAGATTGTTTATGATGGAGAGTTTAAAGAATGTAAAATGGAAAATGTAAAGTGGAAAATGGAAGATTTTTCTCATAACGATGAATTAATAACTATAACACTAAATTTTATAACTCCACTAAGAATCAAACAAGATGGAAAATATGTAAGAGGAGATGAGTTAAATCCTATTTCAATTCTTCGCTCAATCTATCATAGATATTTAAAATTAAAAGATAAAAAACCTCAAAAATTACCATTTATGCCAGATATAGAAGTAATAGATAAAAATTTAAAATTTATAGACTACGGAAGATATTCAAACAGACAAAAGACAAAAATGAAACTTGGTGGAGTAGTTGGAGAGATGAAACTTAAAGTTGATGAGAATAGTTATAAATTATTTAAACTTGGAGAAATTATAGGAGTTGGAAAGCAAGTTACTTTTGGACTTGGGAATATGAGGGTAATTGATGAAAGATAA
- a CDS encoding Card1-like endonuclease domain-containing protein yields MTLVNIIGNFITSVAPVFFHFKEKISEHIIISDKKEIKKAQKFAKNIESFCNEFGYEIKNRIVLIEEDSYKEIKNFENELINKKDVYINTTDGLSFINTILSYELLDKFNFISYDIFENELIITGNKKIKKYKCKNMDIKEHLILKGIDKFTFALSHKYDKKLLKELFYNTDFSDFVVYLGQNKSFPKGFKKIKKILKQLNITLDFNKSYKVITGDLFEYFVFEYLSERNYFDDIKISVKVSENGIKNEFDILAIKNNHLYIIECKNKKINKILDSLIYKYIALRKNLDYDSKAFIISLDTKFLENLELRANLNNVFLISFKKLNKIGGIL; encoded by the coding sequence ATGACATTAGTTAATATTATAGGCAATTTCATAACATCAGTTGCTCCTGTTTTTTTTCATTTTAAGGAAAAAATTAGTGAGCATATAATAATTTCAGATAAAAAAGAAATCAAAAAAGCTCAAAAATTTGCAAAAAATATTGAAAGTTTTTGCAATGAATTCGGTTATGAAATAAAAAATAGAATTGTATTGATTGAAGAAGATTCATATAAAGAGATAAAAAATTTTGAAAATGAATTAATCAACAAAAAAGATGTTTATATTAATACAACTGATGGGCTTTCATTTATAAATACGATACTTTCTTATGAACTTTTAGATAAATTTAATTTTATTTCATATGATATTTTTGAAAATGAACTTATTATTACCGGCAATAAAAAAATAAAAAAATATAAATGCAAAAATATGGATATCAAAGAACATTTGATTTTAAAGGGAATAGATAAATTTACTTTTGCACTCTCACATAAATATGACAAAAAGTTATTAAAAGAGCTATTTTATAATACGGATTTTAGTGATTTTGTTGTGTATTTGGGACAAAATAAATCTTTCCCAAAAGGTTTTAAAAAAATAAAAAAAATTTTAAAACAATTAAATATTACTTTAGATTTTAATAAATCATATAAAGTTATTACTGGTGATTTGTTTGAATATTTTGTATTTGAATATTTAAGCGAGAGGAATTATTTTGATGATATAAAAATATCTGTAAAAGTTTCAGAAAATGGTATAAAAAATGAATTTGATATTTTAGCAATAAAAAATAATCATTTATATATTATTGAATGTAAAAATAAAAAAATAAATAAAATTCTTGATAGTTTAATTTATAAATATATAGCACTTAGAAAAAATTTAGATTACGATTCAAAAGCCTTTATAATTTCACTTGATACAAAATTTTTAGAAAATTTGGAATTAAGAGCAAATTTGAATAATGTTTTTTTGATATCATTTAAAAAATTAAATAAAATAGGAGGTATATTATAA